In Flavobacterium cerinum, one genomic interval encodes:
- a CDS encoding DUF1684 domain-containing protein, protein MKKIVFIILGIVLPMTAFSQCDPASVSEFQKKMNAEFADPEHSPLKEKDIKVFQSLDFFPVDMKYCVTARLVKTTKEKPFAMPTTGKRTPLYVKYGELFFTLDGKEFKLAIYRNLELAKRDEFKKHLFLPFTDLTSGVESYGGGRYIDLEIPEGDTMTIDFNKAYNPYCAYNEGYSCPIPPQENDLKTEIKAGVKAFHK, encoded by the coding sequence ATGAAAAAAATAGTATTTATAATATTGGGAATTGTACTGCCAATGACGGCTTTTTCACAATGTGATCCGGCATCGGTATCGGAATTCCAAAAAAAGATGAATGCTGAGTTTGCCGACCCGGAACATTCACCGTTAAAAGAGAAGGATATAAAAGTGTTTCAATCGCTGGATTTCTTTCCGGTTGATATGAAATATTGTGTAACGGCCCGATTGGTAAAAACAACAAAAGAAAAGCCGTTTGCAATGCCTACGACCGGAAAAAGAACACCGTTATATGTAAAATACGGTGAGTTGTTTTTTACACTTGACGGAAAAGAGTTTAAACTGGCTATATATCGCAATCTGGAATTAGCAAAAAGGGACGAGTTTAAAAAGCATTTGTTTTTACCGTTTACCGATTTGACGAGTGGCGTGGAAAGCTACGGAGGCGGTCGTTATATTGATTTGGAAATCCCGGAGGGCGATACGATGACAATCGATTTTAATAAAGCCTATAATCCGTATTGCGCGTATAATGAAGGATATTCTTGCCCGATTCCGCCACAGGAAAACGATTTGAAAACCGAAATCAAAGCAGGCGTTAAAGCTTTTCATAAATAA
- a CDS encoding TatD family hydrolase: MMLYNLHTHKASGASGVLEIVNQYPNEFDSNATFYSIGIHPWYINDDRLQEDLETIEKRLLDENCLALGECGLDKRIETDFNKQLSVFEKQLELIQKQPKPVILHCVAAYQEAIAVKKQMKLEVPMIIHGFSKNYQVARSLLDNGFYLSFGKYLLRNPELESVFKAVPDDRFFLETDMVEETIFQVYEKAASIKGGTVEAIVEQNFKNVFNNNK, translated from the coding sequence ATAATGTTGTATAATCTGCATACACATAAAGCATCCGGAGCATCCGGAGTTTTGGAAATTGTAAATCAATATCCGAATGAATTTGATTCCAATGCTACATTTTATTCAATCGGGATTCATCCGTGGTATATAAATGACGATCGATTACAAGAGGATTTGGAGACAATCGAAAAACGACTTTTGGATGAAAATTGTCTGGCATTGGGCGAATGCGGATTGGATAAACGTATTGAAACCGATTTTAACAAACAACTTTCGGTTTTTGAAAAGCAATTGGAGTTAATTCAAAAACAGCCGAAACCGGTTATTTTACATTGTGTTGCGGCTTATCAGGAGGCAATAGCGGTAAAAAAACAAATGAAGCTGGAAGTTCCGATGATCATTCATGGATTTTCGAAAAATTATCAGGTCGCGCGATCGCTTCTGGATAATGGATTTTATTTGTCTTTCGGAAAATACCTGTTGCGTAATCCGGAGTTGGAAAGTGTGTTTAAAGCGGTGCCGGATGACCGGTTTTTTCTGGAAACGGATATGGTAGAAGAGACTATTTTTCAGGTATATGAAAAAGCGGCTTCTATTAAAGGCGGTACTGTTGAGGCTATAGTGGAACAAAATTTTAAGAATGTATTTAATAACAATAAATAA
- a CDS encoding tRNA threonylcarbamoyladenosine dehydratase encodes MAEWTERAELLFKKEGLEKLKNANVLVVGMGGVGSFAAEFIARAGVGKMTIVDGDVVDITNINRQLPALHSTVGKPKVTIVGDRLMDINPELALTRIQEFLSPERAFELITPEFDYVLDCIDSITPKLNLIVAAKRKKVKIISNMGAGGKFMASKIVVKDISKTDVCPLAKTIRKRLKKEGISTGVKAVFSTETPDETSLKMTDGLNFKKSFYGTNSWMPALFGLHSAETVVRYLLKDK; translated from the coding sequence ATGGCTGAATGGACAGAACGGGCAGAATTGCTGTTTAAGAAAGAAGGACTTGAAAAATTAAAAAATGCGAATGTACTGGTTGTCGGTATGGGTGGTGTCGGATCATTTGCTGCGGAATTTATTGCCAGAGCGGGAGTAGGAAAGATGACAATTGTTGACGGTGATGTTGTGGATATTACTAATATTAACCGTCAGTTACCGGCTTTGCATTCTACAGTCGGAAAACCGAAAGTAACGATTGTTGGCGATCGTTTAATGGATATTAACCCGGAATTAGCGCTTACAAGAATACAGGAATTTTTATCGCCGGAAAGAGCTTTTGAACTGATTACACCGGAATTTGATTATGTGTTGGATTGTATTGACAGTATTACGCCTAAATTGAATCTGATAGTAGCGGCAAAACGTAAGAAAGTAAAAATCATCAGTAATATGGGAGCCGGAGGAAAATTTATGGCTAGCAAAATTGTGGTGAAAGATATCAGTAAAACAGATGTATGTCCGTTAGCTAAAACAATCCGTAAGCGCTTGAAGAAAGAAGGAATTTCTACAGGAGTTAAAGCTGTTTTTTCGACTGAAACACCGGATGAAACAAGTTTAAAAATGACCGATGGATTGAACTTTAAAAAATCATTTTACGGAACGAATAGCTGGATGCCGGCTTTATTTGGGTTACATTCTGCTGAGACAGTGGTACGTTATCTTTTAAAAGACAAATAA
- a CDS encoding SRPBCC family protein, translating into MRVVKYIFLLLILAAIALTVYIATQSGKFDVQRTKVINASPTALFNYINDYKNWDDWGPWKEDDPTIRNSYTDRTQGTGASFSWTGKDGNGKMETIKTIGNDTIEQKIYFDHGDPSDVYWTFTPVKGGTKVTWGMKGEMGFMMKAFAILSGGSDRMLGPMFQKGLENIDNVLVKELKEYNIKINGLVKKAGTYYIKQSATCKIPELTGLMAPMFTNLKKFAQDNNISLNGSAFVIYNKYDKAANQVDFSVCLPVKEEIFTAQGSDIATGELIPYLALKTTLSGDYSHSKEAWDKTYAEITKNKWMEDPNGKYLEVYKVGPLQSRKPSEWITEIFIPITAKPKPAPTVTPNPKPVPPPPATAKETAE; encoded by the coding sequence ATGCGCGTAGTTAAATACATATTTCTTTTATTAATTCTAGCGGCTATTGCCCTGACGGTTTACATTGCTACTCAGAGCGGTAAGTTTGATGTACAACGAACAAAAGTCATCAATGCTTCTCCGACTGCTTTATTCAATTATATTAACGACTACAAAAACTGGGACGATTGGGGACCTTGGAAAGAAGACGATCCGACTATCCGAAACAGTTATACTGATAGAACACAAGGAACCGGTGCTTCATTTTCGTGGACCGGAAAAGACGGTAACGGAAAAATGGAAACCATCAAAACAATAGGAAACGATACTATTGAACAAAAGATTTATTTTGATCATGGTGATCCTTCTGATGTTTACTGGACTTTTACACCGGTTAAAGGCGGTACTAAAGTTACCTGGGGAATGAAAGGAGAAATGGGCTTTATGATGAAAGCTTTCGCAATACTAAGCGGTGGTTCTGACAGAATGTTAGGTCCGATGTTCCAAAAAGGACTGGAAAATATCGACAATGTATTGGTGAAAGAATTAAAAGAATACAATATCAAAATTAACGGACTGGTTAAAAAAGCCGGAACGTATTATATCAAACAATCGGCAACCTGTAAAATTCCGGAGCTTACCGGTTTAATGGCACCGATGTTTACCAATCTTAAGAAATTTGCACAGGACAACAACATTTCACTAAACGGAAGTGCTTTTGTTATCTACAACAAATATGATAAAGCGGCCAACCAGGTTGATTTTTCCGTTTGTCTTCCGGTAAAAGAAGAGATTTTTACCGCTCAGGGAAGCGACATTGCAACCGGAGAATTAATTCCGTATTTAGCATTAAAAACGACTTTAAGCGGTGACTATTCGCATAGCAAAGAAGCATGGGACAAAACGTATGCCGAGATCACCAAAAACAAATGGATGGAAGATCCTAACGGTAAATACCTTGAAGTTTATAAAGTCGGCCCGTTACAAAGTCGTAAACCTTCGGAATGGATAACGGAGATTTTTATCCCGATTACCGCAAAACCAAAACCGGCACCAACGGTAACACCAAATCCAAAACCGGTACCACCTCCACCGGCAACAGCAAAAGAAACAGCAGAATAG
- a CDS encoding nucleoside triphosphate pyrophosphohydrolase family protein codes for MKKQLQAVREFHESFGLGVSELPKADLGEQVNLLRFNLMKEENEEYLEAVQNKDLVEIADALGDMLYILCGTILEHGLQHKIEEVFDEIQRSNMSKLGEDGKPIYREDGKVMKGPNYFKPNFEAILK; via the coding sequence ATGAAAAAACAATTACAGGCGGTTCGGGAGTTTCATGAATCCTTCGGGTTAGGCGTGAGCGAACTTCCAAAAGCGGATTTGGGCGAACAGGTAAATCTATTGCGTTTTAATCTGATGAAAGAAGAGAATGAAGAATATCTGGAAGCGGTACAAAATAAAGATCTGGTTGAAATAGCCGATGCATTGGGCGATATGCTTTATATTTTATGCGGAACAATACTGGAGCACGGATTACAACATAAGATCGAAGAAGTTTTTGATGAAATTCAACGCAGTAATATGAGTAAGTTGGGAGAAGACGGAAAACCGATTTACCGTGAAGACGGGAAGGTGATGAAAGGACCGAACTATTTTAAACCGAATTTTGAAGCAATATTAAAATAA
- a CDS encoding branched-chain amino acid aminotransferase, with translation MELKTTTDITIIKADKSKINSVDFENLTFGNIFTDHMLICDYKDGKWEKPVIMPYEPFTLDPSAKVFHYGQAIFEGMKAYKDEQDDIWLFRPDQNFDRFNKSAVRLAMPEVPEDVFLGGLHKLIEIEKDWVKKGNGNALYIRPFMIATGSGVVAAPSTQYRFTIILSPAKSYYSGEVKVVIAEHFSRAANGGIGAAKAAGNYSGQFYPTKLANEQGFQQIIWTDDATHTKLEEAGTMNVFFRINDTLYTAPTSERILDGVTRKSIIELATKEGIDVQVRPVLVDEIVEAAKNGTLKEIFGAGTAAVVNPIVGFSYKDTYYELTKPEKSFATYIKQQLTGIQYKQIEDTFGWTVKI, from the coding sequence ATGGAATTAAAAACAACCACTGACATTACTATTATCAAAGCAGATAAATCAAAAATCAACAGTGTTGATTTTGAAAACCTGACATTCGGAAACATTTTTACCGACCATATGCTTATTTGTGACTACAAAGACGGGAAATGGGAAAAACCGGTAATTATGCCTTACGAACCGTTTACATTGGATCCATCGGCTAAAGTTTTTCATTACGGACAAGCGATTTTCGAAGGAATGAAAGCTTATAAAGATGAGCAAGATGACATTTGGTTATTCCGTCCGGATCAGAACTTTGATCGTTTTAACAAATCGGCGGTACGTCTTGCTATGCCGGAAGTTCCGGAAGATGTTTTTCTTGGCGGATTACACAAATTAATTGAGATTGAAAAAGACTGGGTTAAAAAAGGAAACGGAAATGCTTTATATATTCGTCCTTTTATGATTGCAACCGGATCCGGCGTTGTAGCAGCTCCGTCTACACAATATCGTTTTACGATTATTCTTTCACCGGCTAAATCGTATTATTCAGGAGAAGTAAAAGTAGTTATTGCCGAGCATTTCAGTCGTGCTGCAAACGGAGGAATCGGTGCTGCTAAAGCCGCCGGAAATTATTCCGGTCAATTCTATCCGACAAAACTGGCTAATGAACAAGGTTTCCAACAAATCATCTGGACGGATGACGCGACGCATACCAAACTGGAAGAAGCCGGAACGATGAATGTGTTTTTCAGAATTAACGATACCTTATATACTGCTCCGACCAGCGAACGAATCCTGGATGGTGTTACCCGTAAAAGTATTATCGAATTGGCAACTAAAGAAGGAATCGATGTTCAGGTACGTCCTGTTTTAGTGGATGAAATAGTTGAAGCTGCCAAAAACGGAACATTGAAAGAAATTTTCGGTGCCGGAACAGCTGCTGTGGTTAATCCGATTGTAGGTTTCTCTTATAAAGACACTTATTATGAACTTACAAAACCGGAAAAATCGTTTGCTACTTATATCAAACAACAATTAACCGGAATTCAATACAAACAAATTGAAGATACTTTCGGTTGGACAGTAAAAATCTAA
- a CDS encoding DUF4920 domain-containing protein — MKKSIFLAGVIIALASCNQKKGEEPKVAENKTEYAVFGDSINADGVITKEAMLAKFKDLKQGDTVNLKFKSNIKDVCQKKGCWMTLDLADGKEAFVKFKDYAFFVPMNASNQEAVVNGKAFVNIETVDQLKHYAKDGGKSQAEIDSIKEPKVTYAFMADGVLISK; from the coding sequence ATGAAAAAAAGTATTTTTTTAGCCGGTGTTATCATTGCTCTGGCGAGTTGTAATCAAAAAAAAGGAGAAGAACCTAAAGTGGCCGAAAATAAAACGGAATATGCTGTTTTTGGTGATAGTATCAATGCTGACGGTGTGATAACCAAAGAAGCAATGTTGGCAAAATTTAAAGATTTAAAACAAGGGGATACCGTAAACCTGAAATTTAAATCAAATATTAAAGATGTATGTCAGAAAAAAGGATGTTGGATGACATTAGACCTTGCTGACGGTAAAGAGGCTTTTGTAAAATTTAAAGATTATGCCTTTTTTGTTCCGATGAATGCAAGCAATCAGGAAGCGGTTGTGAACGGAAAAGCTTTTGTAAATATTGAAACGGTAGATCAATTAAAGCATTATGCAAAAGACGGTGGAAAATCACAAGCAGAAATTGATAGTATTAAAGAGCCGAAAGTGACGTATGCATTTATGGCAGATGGCGTTCTAATTAGTAAATAA
- the mnmD gene encoding tRNA (5-methylaminomethyl-2-thiouridine)(34)-methyltransferase MnmD, whose amino-acid sequence MNRKIIQTEDGSTTIYIEDWDETYHSKFGAIQEARHVFIGNGLSLFEEQSLAVLEIGFGTGLNAFITFLEAEKKQQIIDYVGIEAFPVAKEELAHLNYVSELNAEIHRNAFETMHNCPWEAKTVLSPYFALTKKQQYFNEIDYKNRFNLIYFDAFGFRVQPELWTAEIFQIMYDALQEKGTLVTYACRSSVIKALHEVGFTTEKLPGPPGKREMLRATKC is encoded by the coding sequence TTGAACCGAAAAATAATACAAACAGAAGATGGGTCAACCACTATTTATATAGAGGATTGGGATGAAACCTATCACTCCAAATTCGGAGCGATTCAGGAAGCCCGGCATGTATTTATAGGTAACGGACTGTCCCTTTTTGAGGAACAGTCTCTTGCTGTTTTGGAAATCGGTTTCGGTACCGGATTAAACGCTTTTATTACTTTTCTGGAAGCTGAAAAAAAACAGCAAATAATCGATTATGTTGGTATTGAGGCTTTTCCGGTGGCAAAAGAAGAATTAGCACATCTGAATTATGTTTCGGAACTGAATGCGGAGATACATCGAAATGCCTTCGAAACGATGCATAATTGTCCCTGGGAGGCAAAAACAGTACTGTCACCGTATTTCGCTTTAACAAAAAAGCAACAATACTTTAACGAAATAGATTACAAAAACCGATTTAATTTGATTTACTTTGATGCATTCGGATTTCGCGTACAACCGGAACTCTGGACTGCGGAGATTTTTCAAATTATGTATGATGCGCTTCAGGAGAAAGGAACTCTGGTAACCTACGCCTGTAGAAGTTCTGTAATCAAAGCGCTGCATGAAGTAGGTTTTACGACTGAAAAATTGCCAGGTCCACCGGGAAAACGAGAGATGTTGAGAGCTACAAAATGTTAA
- a CDS encoding LysR substrate-binding domain-containing protein, which produces MTITQLYYVLAVAEHKNFTLAAEKCFVTQPTLSMQIQKLEDELDILIFDRSKKPIQLTEIGQKIVSQAKNIVNESDRIKDIVDQQKGFIGGEFKVGIIPTVMPTLLPMFLTNFVNRYPKVNLIIEEHNTEEIIKRLKNGHLDVAIAATPLEEENLKEIVLYYEPFVAYIPENNKNFDKTEIDISDLDIDTILLLQDGHCFRDGILNLCKNKGNFSENRFHIESGSFETLIKLADEGLGTTLLPYLHTLDLKEKDKLKLRHFKEPRPAREVSLIFPKSELKSHIIEALRSTIAGVIKGAIAFHNVEIISPLKNKKGV; this is translated from the coding sequence ATGACGATCACTCAATTATATTACGTATTAGCCGTAGCCGAACATAAAAACTTTACCCTCGCAGCTGAAAAATGCTTTGTAACCCAGCCTACGCTGAGTATGCAGATCCAAAAGCTGGAAGATGAGCTTGATATATTGATATTTGACCGAAGTAAAAAACCGATTCAATTAACCGAAATCGGGCAAAAAATCGTATCGCAAGCTAAGAATATTGTAAACGAATCCGACCGGATAAAAGACATAGTTGACCAACAAAAGGGATTTATTGGCGGTGAGTTTAAAGTAGGTATCATTCCGACTGTAATGCCGACATTATTACCTATGTTTCTGACGAATTTTGTAAATCGTTATCCGAAAGTCAATCTGATTATCGAAGAACACAATACGGAAGAAATCATCAAACGTTTAAAAAACGGACATCTCGATGTGGCCATTGCCGCAACACCGTTAGAAGAAGAGAATTTAAAAGAGATTGTTTTGTATTACGAACCGTTTGTCGCTTATATCCCGGAAAACAATAAAAATTTTGACAAAACCGAGATCGACATCAGCGATTTGGATATTGATACCATTTTACTGCTTCAGGATGGTCATTGTTTTCGCGACGGTATTCTAAACTTATGTAAAAACAAAGGTAATTTTTCAGAAAACAGGTTCCATATTGAAAGTGGCAGTTTTGAAACTCTGATAAAATTGGCCGATGAAGGATTAGGCACTACCCTGCTACCTTATTTGCATACATTAGATTTAAAAGAAAAAGACAAATTAAAATTGCGCCATTTTAAAGAACCGCGTCCGGCACGTGAAGTCAGTCTTATCTTCCCGAAAAGCGAATTAAAAAGCCATATTATAGAAGCACTCCGCAGTACTATTGCCGGTGTTATAAAAGGCGCTATTGCTTTTCATAACGTCGAAATTATAAGTCCGCTTAAAAACAAAAAAGGAGTCTGA
- a CDS encoding Dps family protein, whose protein sequence is MKTNSLGLPVKETKVLVAELNILLANFQVYYQNLRGLHWNIRGKRFFDLHVKFEELYNDAQLKVDLIAERVLTLGGVPLHSFDDYIKNNKLPVGKNISNDEEAVHLIIASLTDLLKIERVILGQSGEIDDEGTNSMMSDFIKEQEKTMWMMKAWLEEEI, encoded by the coding sequence ATGAAAACAAATAGCCTTGGATTACCCGTAAAAGAAACGAAAGTTTTAGTAGCCGAATTAAACATTTTATTAGCCAATTTTCAGGTGTATTATCAAAATCTGAGAGGTTTACATTGGAACATCAGAGGAAAGCGCTTTTTTGATTTACATGTTAAGTTTGAAGAATTATACAACGATGCTCAGTTAAAAGTGGATTTGATTGCAGAACGTGTTCTTACATTAGGCGGTGTTCCGTTGCATTCATTTGATGACTACATTAAAAACAATAAACTTCCGGTAGGTAAAAATATTTCGAATGATGAAGAAGCAGTTCATTTGATTATCGCTTCTTTAACCGACCTGCTAAAAATTGAAAGAGTCATTTTGGGACAATCAGGAGAAATCGATGATGAAGGAACCAATTCAATGATGAGTGACTTTATTAAAGAACAGGAAAAAACCATGTGGATGATGAAAGCGTGGTTGGAAGAAGAGATTTAA
- a CDS encoding SulP family inorganic anion transporter, with protein MTKKINLFANLKADFASGLVVFLVALPLCLGIAMASGAPLFSGIIAGVVGGIIVGYLSQSHISVSGPAAGLTAIVLTAITDLNAFDVFLLAVFIAGLIQITLGFIRAGSISNYFPTNVIEGMLAGIGVIIILKQIPHAIGYDRDFEGDQAFIQAEGGNTLSTLLGALDYINLGSVIITLISMAILISWDKIGFLKRMKLIPGALVAVIIGIVLNELFIQTGSSLAIAKEHLVALPVMTSFEDVKAIIVLPDFASITNPKVWMVAFTIAIVASIETLLCIEAADRMDVHKRFTNTNVELKAQGVGNMVSSLLGGLPMTSVVVRSSANANAGAQSKMSAIIHGVLLLISVVSIPFLLNKIPLATLAAVLLLVGYKLAKPSVIMHFWHKGKYQFVPFIATLLGVVFTDLLKGVLLGIIISVFAVLRGNHKRAYNFRKEEYHDGDIIHIDLAQEVSFLNKAAIKNTLNEIPENSKVIINASDTVYIAHDVQDLIKEFKAIRAVEDNIEVHLIGFKDEYELENTASEKKNVFVEHSK; from the coding sequence ATGACAAAAAAAATCAATCTTTTTGCTAACCTGAAGGCTGACTTTGCTTCAGGATTAGTAGTATTTTTGGTTGCTTTGCCGTTATGCCTTGGAATTGCCATGGCATCGGGAGCACCTTTATTTTCAGGAATTATCGCCGGAGTTGTCGGTGGTATCATAGTAGGCTATTTAAGCCAGTCTCATATCAGTGTTTCAGGTCCTGCTGCTGGATTAACAGCAATTGTATTAACAGCCATTACAGATCTGAATGCATTTGATGTATTCTTATTGGCGGTATTCATCGCCGGATTAATCCAAATCACACTGGGCTTTATCAGAGCCGGTAGTATCTCCAACTATTTTCCGACTAATGTAATTGAAGGAATGTTGGCGGGTATTGGTGTGATCATTATTCTAAAACAAATTCCGCATGCCATTGGTTACGACCGTGATTTTGAAGGCGATCAGGCTTTTATTCAGGCGGAAGGCGGTAATACGTTATCAACGCTTTTAGGCGCATTGGATTATATCAATTTAGGTTCTGTTATTATTACTTTAATCTCAATGGCTATCTTGATTTCCTGGGATAAAATCGGTTTTCTGAAAAGAATGAAACTGATTCCGGGAGCTTTGGTTGCGGTGATCATCGGAATTGTGTTGAATGAACTGTTTATTCAGACGGGAAGTTCATTGGCAATAGCAAAAGAGCATTTGGTAGCTTTACCGGTAATGACTTCTTTTGAAGATGTAAAGGCAATTATTGTCTTACCTGATTTTGCATCTATCACAAATCCTAAAGTGTGGATGGTCGCTTTTACCATTGCAATTGTAGCTTCTATTGAAACCTTATTGTGTATTGAAGCAGCTGATCGTATGGACGTTCATAAAAGATTTACCAATACGAATGTTGAGTTAAAGGCACAAGGTGTCGGTAATATGGTAAGTTCTTTATTAGGAGGTCTTCCGATGACTTCGGTTGTGGTTCGTTCGTCTGCGAATGCCAATGCCGGAGCACAATCAAAAATGTCGGCTATTATCCACGGAGTGTTGTTATTGATCAGTGTGGTTAGTATTCCTTTCTTATTGAATAAAATCCCATTGGCTACGTTAGCAGCGGTATTGTTATTAGTAGGATATAAATTAGCGAAACCATCGGTAATTATGCATTTCTGGCATAAAGGAAAATACCAGTTCGTACCGTTTATCGCAACATTATTAGGAGTTGTATTCACCGATCTTTTAAAAGGAGTACTATTAGGAATTATCATCAGTGTTTTCGCTGTATTACGCGGAAATCACAAAAGAGCCTATAACTTCCGTAAAGAGGAATACCACGATGGCGATATTATTCATATCGATCTGGCACAGGAAGTATCGTTCCTGAATAAAGCGGCAATTAAAAATACACTGAACGAGATTCCGGAGAATTCAAAAGTGATCATTAATGCTTCCGATACCGTTTATATTGCACATGACGTACAGGATTTGATTAAAGAATTTAAAGCAATCCGAGCGGTAGAAGATAATATTGAAGTTCATTTAATCGGATTTAAAGACGAATATGAACTGGAAAATACAGCTTCTGAAAAGAAAAATGTTTTTGTAGAACATTCAAAATAA
- a CDS encoding carbonic anhydrase family protein, with the protein MKAHTAETQATVTPAKALEFLKEGNARFVNNLKMNRNLLEQVNDTKDGQFPFAIVLSCIDSRTSAELIFDQGLGDIFSARIAGNILNDDILGSMEFACKLAGTKLIVVLGHSKCGAIKGACQGAELGHLTNLLSKVKVSVDEVKAEMPGVENTDPALVSAVAQHNVIHTMDEILDRSEVLRELFESGQIGIAGGYYDIETGEVQFMKEILHD; encoded by the coding sequence ATGAAAGCACATACAGCAGAAACACAAGCAACAGTAACACCGGCTAAAGCACTTGAGTTCTTAAAAGAAGGTAATGCACGATTTGTAAACAACTTAAAAATGAACCGAAACCTATTGGAACAGGTAAACGACACAAAAGACGGTCAGTTTCCTTTTGCAATTGTTTTAAGTTGTATCGATAGCCGTACTTCAGCCGAATTAATTTTTGATCAGGGATTGGGTGATATTTTCAGTGCCAGAATCGCAGGAAATATTTTAAATGATGATATCCTGGGAAGTATGGAATTTGCCTGTAAATTAGCCGGAACAAAATTAATTGTGGTTTTAGGACACAGTAAATGTGGAGCCATTAAAGGGGCTTGTCAAGGAGCTGAATTAGGACACCTGACAAATTTATTAAGTAAAGTTAAGGTTTCTGTAGATGAAGTTAAGGCTGAAATGCCGGGTGTTGAAAATACCGATCCGGCTTTAGTAAGCGCAGTTGCACAACACAATGTGATTCATACAATGGATGAAATCCTGGATAGAAGTGAAGTGCTTCGTGAACTTTTTGAGTCTGGACAAATTGGAATTGCCGGAGGATATTATGATATCGAAACCGGAGAAGTACAATTCATGAAAGAAATTTTACACGACTAA
- the can gene encoding carbonate dehydratase, producing the protein MSEFYRKLIENNEKWVESKLSDDPEYFIRLSKSQKPPLLWIGCSDSRVPANEIIGAQPGEVFVHRNIANMVVHSDMNMLSVLDYAVNALKVKHIIVCGHYGCGGIKAAMTNSSIGIIDNWIRHIKDVYRFHKAELDAIQDETDRFNRFVEINVTEQVYDLAKTSIVQAAWKEDQELHVHGWVYGLKSGYITDLKVNLSSNKDLDEIYQLDL; encoded by the coding sequence ATGAGTGAGTTTTATAGAAAATTAATCGAGAATAATGAGAAATGGGTCGAATCGAAACTAAGTGACGATCCTGAGTATTTTATTCGGTTATCTAAAAGTCAGAAACCACCGTTATTATGGATCGGTTGTTCCGACAGTCGGGTTCCGGCTAATGAAATTATAGGAGCACAACCAGGTGAAGTATTTGTACACCGAAACATTGCCAATATGGTCGTGCATTCGGATATGAACATGCTGAGCGTACTCGATTATGCGGTGAATGCATTAAAAGTCAAACACATTATTGTATGCGGACATTATGGTTGCGGCGGTATTAAAGCAGCGATGACCAACAGTTCAATCGGGATTATCGATAACTGGATCCGACATATTAAAGATGTGTATCGCTTTCATAAGGCAGAACTCGATGCGATACAGGATGAAACAGACAGATTTAACCGTTTTGTCGAAATTAATGTAACCGAACAGGTTTATGATCTGGCGAAAACATCTATTGTACAAGCTGCCTGGAAAGAGGACCAGGAATTGCATGTGCATGGATGGGTTTACGGATTAAAATCCGGTTATATAACCGATTTAAAAGTCAATTTAAGTTCAAATAAGGACTTAGATGAAATATACCAATTAGATTTATAG